The following proteins are encoded in a genomic region of Odontesthes bonariensis isolate fOdoBon6 chromosome 19, fOdoBon6.hap1, whole genome shotgun sequence:
- the zbtb4 gene encoding uncharacterized protein zbtb4: protein MVSGEKVWDLHHEGLIQPHLREHHLAPGLTSRCDPSYIAAKDAALHQSWRLSPLSSPLLSSVALNTPHRVQTSSPLRPPVSLYSLSNTEELHKPVHCPSVAFQSEEEEEEEAEWLDMKGKRLGSRGEVTMEDKLEDMGDGPKNAKITLSFPLSAAPLPTSLTSPSHCHSSSSSSPSPHRRRPSSKSSDKGSLWKLDATMDVKHRPFKPPRHDSSPSSSPSSSSSPMTASAFIRKDIKSLPPLKCSKLSSETQIHRSPPRSSSGPMGGCFGGDGWDERRRVSNGTASPSQTAQILFSLGTSAYQRGGDADRREKLTGRPAGKAGSPHGPSLHPPTLHLPPPLPPPPPPPSEGLTAPPHSSSYSPTDSLKPELICGVCHRLFSSASSLTVHMRLHRGSRALSCRYCGKVFIHSKRLQSHEGSCRVPGLASNSLRPPSLTVQPKEEPLEEGEVRVEGGVIVGETDISKARPGKKARSLLARIQGDDAAGAELLAGDENHFVKVVDGNVIYFCSVCERSYMTLSSLKRHSNVHSWRRKYPCHYCDKVFALAEYRTKHEVWHTGERRYQCIFCWDAFATYYNLKTHQKTIHGINPSLISSEKTANGGYKQKANALKLYRLLPMRSQKRPYKTYSDSLHNGLLLPPAETPSLSLPGLGCALGPGDLQSLITGAPPQSLKPDPDAFPDGFPVSVAAEHRNLSALTPLPQTDVPQVRKHESEALESEQGRGSGSFKTSNSSKTKTLKTGRGTEMSMPSVITYGHTKPSVIVHGTAVSSSVIVHSNQVTSGSEKSPVHSPSPETGNSHTSLKGSPRPIKKLRDSTDNHRKRSRDSLDTREDGTRGRQDTETGRLFHKSRKSHSKSNISISKHLSAAVGSQAKEAGPLCQITVRIGEEAIVKRSISETDLRRDKSLSPPKIKRSESSSLREAKEPRQAPSHHHHHKHRFQNRANLEAEGDKEAEDCEEEEEEEEEEEEEEEEGKKKSSKSPDRVREYYFRKEVREQDSDNDMEDNLWRPYYSYKPKRKAQAHLQRVKSWQRKLKYKRSIRLKRRAERLKSLLNKQTEKSQDEEEDSTMEEAEKLSEASKDKQGEKKKDNVSAPLKDKNKDSEEQVKEARHEVSTPPVHSPKPPLSTSVAPTGIKRRPWTNGNAAECGTCGRWFSSPRKRDKHELSHLLEFVCLFCRATFPSRDKLEDHQRAQHPKPTEAPSVPPKGCEQVVVGIKSVPETATYDEDKGGQVGLGGSNSSPSRLSRRALSRHTCAQCHKVCKTSSALTRHIRRHELSSSPEREKEDNDSESKASQTFVNTCSTEPETEMGQIPSALSVSVISYSAPEPPSGASCFASQQHEDHPSELTGERLKLDLSEKPELAELSLPAQEREPRPRISDPPLENPVKLKPTKPEVTPAAPSTLQSVLVMNGPDCLDYRTSSKKNLDGQLHRIPSPLHFVTSTNTSPNVPMTSQTRITSAAPPVSMTTTPISEGGFMRRDGVIMDRERQSGSGTFLHTGYEESPLVQDLRVQSLSRSPSPNEAQDLTMSSILAREREIERQREAEWELERQRERERNKEIEKEREKEMERAQQICRVAHPSQDQIPLLVPKEEPLSPVPSPQHIPTQTTMNGPSSHRHTPKSPCRSPSAIGLLAQASRQVHSSSQGLDRLPLPTGAAGASDRPSAHALLLPRAPQPPEPDHQDTVSSRDSQQGDATPVGYPSQDYPLPLIVPDSYRSGKKQEENLLMSSYPPGALPFGPLGKVIVPNGGDLAKLPFYPDPYQLLYGPQLLAYPYNLAALPVAVNMMGPGGDKVEPLPFLPAIFNYAATAGPYMGAAPHPLVTNPRLYSGGGGGGGGGSKKQRDSSSSKQ from the coding sequence ATGGTGTCCGGAGAGAAGGTGTGGGACCTCCACCATGAGGGCCTTATTCAGCCACATCTGAGAGAACATCACCTGGCTCCTGGCCTAACCTCCCGCTGTGACCCCTCATATATTGCAGCTAAGGACGCCGCACTCCACCAAAGTTGGCGGTTGTCACCGTTGTCTTCCCCGCTGCTGTCTTCAGTGGCTCTTAACACCCCTCACCGAGTTCAAACCTCCTCACCGTTACGTCCACCTGTCAGTTTGTACAGCCTGAGTAATACTGAAGAACTACACAAACCAGTCCACTGTCCTAGTGTGGCCTTTCAgtctgaagaggaggaggaagaggaagctgAGTGGTTGGACATGAAGGGAAAAAGGCTTGGAAGCCGTGGAGAGGTTACGATGGAGGACAAGCTGGAAGATATGGGTGATGGACCTAAAAATGCAAAAATCACCCTGAGCTTCCCGCTTAGTGCAGCCCCTCTCCCAACGTCTCTGACCTCACCAAGCCACTGTCATAGCTCTTCCTCGTCCTCCCCTTCCCCCCATCGTCGGCGACCATCCTCCAAGAGCTCAGACAAAGGGTCACTGTGGAAACTGGATGCCACCATGGACGTCAAGCACAGACCTTTTAAGCCCCCAAGACACGACAGCTCTCCATCTTCTTCaccatcctcctcctcatctcccATGACAGCGTCTGCATTTATCAGGAAGGATATTAAATCCCTGCCTCCTCTTAAGTGCTCCAAACTCAGTTCAGAGACTCAGATTCACAGGTCACCCCCAAGATCTTCCAGTGGGCCTATGGGGGGCTGTTTTGGTGGGGATGGATGGGATGAGAGGCGCAGGGTGTCCAATGGTACAGCCTCGCCCTCTCAGACTGCCCAGATTCTCTTCAGTCTGGGCACGTCAGCCTATCAGAGAGGAGGGGATGCAGACAGGAGAGAGAAACTGACAGGAAGGCCAGCTGGAAAAGCGGGAAGCCCCCATGGACCAAGTCTTCATCCACCCACCCTCCATCTCCCTCCTCCATTACCTCCACCGCCTCCCCCACCTTCTGAAGGTCTTACAGCACCCCCGCACTCGTCCTCCTATTCCCCCACCGACAGCCTGAAGCCAGAGCTGATTTGCGGGGTTTGCCATCGGCTTTTCAGCTCAGCCTCCTCCCTCACAGTCCACATGCGGCTGCATCGTGGCAGCCGCGCCCTCAGTTGCCGTTACTGTGGCAAAGTCTTCATCCACAGCAAGAGACTGCAATCCCACGAGGGCTCCTGCAGGGTGCCAGGCCTGGCCTCCAACAGCCTGCGCCCTCCCTCTCTCACTGTACAGCCAAAGGAGGAGCCACTGGAGGAGGGTGAGGTGAGAGTGGAGGGGGGAGTGATTGTGGGAGAAACAGACATCAGCAAGGCGCGGCCTGGGAAGAAAGCACGAAGCCTCCTGGCACGTATCCAGGGTGATGATGCAGCAGGCGCAGAGCTGCTGGCGGGTGatgagaaccattttgtgaagGTGGTAGATGGCAATGTCATTTACTTCTGCTCTGTGTGTGAGCGTTCCTATATGACCTTATCCAGCCTGAAGCGTCACTCAAATGTGCACTCATGGCGGCGCAAATATCCATGCCATTATTGTGACAAGGTCTTCGCCCTGGCTGAGTACCGCACAAAGCATGAGGTGTGGCACACAGGAGAGCGGCGATACCAGTGCATCTTCTGTTGGGATGCCTTTGCCACCTACTACAATCTCAAGACGCATCAAAAGACCATTCATGGGATTAACCCCAGCCTCATCTCTAGTGAAAAGACAGCCAATGGGGGTTATAAGCAGAAAGCTAATGCCCTCAAGCTTTACCGTCTTCTCCCTATGCGCTCCCAGAAGAGACCCTACAAGACCTACAGCGACAGCTTGCATAATGGCCTTCTACTGCCACCAGCTGAAACACCTTCCCTCTCGCTGCCTGGCCTGGGCTGTGCTCTGGGCCCGGGGGACCTGCAAAGTCTCATCACAGGGGCCCCCCCTCAGAGTCTAAAGCCTGATCCTGATGCCTTTCCTGATGGTTTCCCTGTTTCTGTTGCTGCTGAGCACAGGAACCTGTCTGCACTAACCCCCCTCCCCCAGACTGATGTGCCCCAAGTTAGAAAACATGAGAGTGAGGCCCTTGAGTCAGAGCAGGGACGAGGCAGTGGCAGCTTCAAAACATCCAACAGCAGCAAAACCAAAACTCTCAAGACTGGTCGAGGCACAGAAATGAGCATGCCTTCTGTAATAACATATGGTCATACAAAACCCTCCGTCATAGTTCATGGAACAGCAGTGTCATCCTCTGTCATTGTGCATAGCAACCAGGTTACATCTGGAAGCGAAAAAAGCCCAGTCCATAGCCCATCTCCTGAAACTGGCAACAGTCACACTTCACTCAAGGGCAGTCCTCGGCCAATCAAAAAACTAAGGGACAGCACAGATAATCATAGAAAGAGGTCAAGAGACAGTTTAGATACCAGAGAGGATGGCACAAGAGGCAGacaagacacagagacaggtagATTATTTCACAAATCACGCAAGTCTCATAGCAAGAGTAATATTTCAATCTCAAAGCACCTTTCAGCAGCTGTGGGTTCACAGGCCAAAGAGGCAGGGCCACTGTGCCAGATTACTGTACGCATCGGTGAGGAGGCCATAGTGAAGCGAAGCATTTCAGAGACTGACCTTAGGAGAGACAAGAGCCTTTCTCCTCCAAAAATCAAACGGAGTGAATCATCATCCCTACGTGAAGCCAAGGAACCACGCCAAGCCCCCtcccaccaccatcaccataaACATCGCTTCCAGAACAGAGCCAACCTGGAGGCAGAGGGTGATAAGGAAGCAGAAGACtgtgaagaagaggaggaggaggaggaagaggaggaggaggaggaggaggagggcaaGAAAAAGAGTTCCAAATCTCCTGATCGGGTGAGGGAGTATTACTTCCGTAAGGAGGTGCGTGAGCAGGATAGTGACAACGACATGGAGGATAATTTATGGCGACCATATTACTCCTACAAGCCTAAGAGGAAGGCCCAAGCACATCTGCAGAGGGTAAAGAGCTGGCAACGGAAACTTAAATACAAGCGCTCCATCCGACTGAAGAGGAGGGCAGAGAGACTTAAGAGCCTTCTgaataaacaaacagagaaatcacaagatgaagaagaagacagCACAATGGAGGAGGCTGAAAAACTGTCAGAAGCTAGCAAAGACaagcagggggaaaaaaagaaagataatgtCTCTGCCCCTttgaaagacaaaaataaagatTCAGAGGAACAGGTTAAAGAGGCCCGTCATGAGGTCTCCACCCCTCCTGTGCACTCTCCAAAGCCTCCTCTGTCTACCTCAGTGGCTCCCACAGGAATAAAGAGGCGGCCTTGGACTAATGGGAATGCAGCAGAGTGTGGTACATGTGGCCGCTGGTTCTCAAGCCCTAGGAAGCGAGACAAGCACGAGCTGAGCCATCTGCTGGAGTTTGTATGCCTCTTCTGTCGAGCCACTTTCCCCTCAAGGGACAAGTTGGAAGACCACCAGAGAGCCCAGCACCCAAAGCCCACCGAGGCTCCCTCTGTGCCACCTAAAGGTTGTGAACAAGTTGTAGTTGGGATTAAATCTGTGCCTGAGACTGCAACATATGATGAAGATAAAGGGGGGCAAGTAGGCTTAGGAGGGAGTAATTCTAGTCCAAGTCGTCTAAGCAGAAGAGCACTATCACGACACACCTGTGCACAGTGCCATAAGGTGTGCAAGACATCTTCAGCACTAACTCGCCATATCAGACGCCATGAGTTGAGCAGTTCtccagagagagaaaaggaagaTAACGACTCAGAGTCAAAAGCATCACAGACATTTGTTAACACTTGTAGCACGGAAccagaaactgaaatgggacaaaTTCCTAGTGCTCTCTCTGTGTCGGTTATCAGCTATTCAGCACCAGAGCCGCCCAGTGGCGCTAGCTGTTTTGCATCACAGCAGCATGAAGACCATCCAAGCGAACTCACCGGTGAACGTCTGAAATTAGATTTGAGTGAAAAACCCGAACTAGCAGAACTCTCACTTCCAGCTCAAGAGAGAGAACCCAGACCACGGATTTCAGACCCTCCATTAGAAAACCCAGTTAAGCTTAAACCAACTAAACCTGAAGTCACGCCTGCCGCACCATCCACTCTCCAGAGTGTGCTCGTCATGAATGGACCTGACTGTCTCGACTACCGCACCTCCAGCAAAAAGAACCTAGACGGTCAGCTCCACAGAATACCCAGCCCTTTGCACTttgtgacatccaccaacaccTCTCCAAATGTGCCCATGACATCACAGACCAGAATAACAAGTGCTGCTCCTCCtgtttccatgacaacaacTCCCATCTCTGAGGGGGGATTCATGAGACGGGATGGGGTCATTatggacagagagaggcagagtGGGAGCGGTACATTTCTACATACAGGTTACGAGGAATCGCCCCTTGTCCAAGATCTCAGAGTCCAGTCCCTGTCCAGGAGTCCCTCTCCAAATGAAGCACAAGACTTGACCATGTCCTCCATACTAGCTCGAGAGAGGGAGATAGAAAGACAAAGAGAGGCTGAGTGGGAGCTGGAGAGACAGAGGGAACGGGAGAGGAACAAAGAAattgagaaagaaagagaaaaagagatggagagggCCCAGCAAATTTGTAGAGTTGCTCATCCCTCACAGGACCAGATTCCACTTTTGGTGCCTAAAGAGGAGCCCTTGAGCCCTGTACCATCACCCCAACATATCCCCACTCAAACCACTATGAATGGACCCTCTTCACACAGGCACACTCCCAAGTCCCCCTGCCGGTCCCCCTCAGCTATTGGACTGTTAGCTCAAGCCAGCCGGCAAGTTCACTCCAGTTCACAAGGACTCGACAGGCTCCCGCTGCCCACTGGAGCAGCTGGTGCCAGTGACCGCCCCTCCGCACACGCTCTGCTTCTCCCCCGAGCCCCCCAACCACCTGAGCCAGACCACCAGGACACAGTTTCTTCCAGAGATTCACAGCAAGGGGACGCCACCCCAGTTGGCTACCCCTCCCAGGATTATCCATTACCCCTCATTGTGCCGGACAGCTACCGCTCTGGGAAGAAGCAGGAGGAAAACCTGCTCATGTCCTCATATCCACCTGGGGCACTTCCATTTGGCCCACTGGGAAAAGTGATAGTACCTAATGGCGGCGACCTGGCCAAGCTGCCATTCTATCCAGACCCTTACCAGCTGCTCTACGGGCCCCAGCTCCTAGCCTACCCCTATAATTTGGCAGCACTTCCTGTGGCTGTGAACATGATGGGACCTGGGGGAGACAAGGTGGAGCCTCTGCCGTTCCTCCCCGCCATCTTCAACTACGCAGCCACCGCTGGCCCTTACATGGGTGCAGCCCCTCACCCCCTGGTGACAAACCCCCGGCTGTacagcggcggcggcggcggtggCGGCGGCGGCAGCAAAAAGCAAcgagacagcagcagcagcaaacagtag